The nucleotide sequence AGCCGCTCGCCAGTCGTTTCACGCTGCCACGTGCGGGCTTTCTCGGTGAGACACCACCCGACCTTGTCAGCGCTGAATAGATTTCCTCCGGTGGCTCGGCGGTTCCCTCGTGTGCGGATCTGTTCTCCGGCTGGCCATCCCAGCACCTGCGCCATGCTCCTTTGTGGCCAGCGGATCGTCTGGGGGCTGTGGTCTTTGCGGCCGGTGGGTTCGAATCGGTTGGCTACCAGGAATACTCGCTTGCGGCGCATGGGCATGCCGAAGTCGGCGGCATCGAGGGTGAATACGTCCACTCCGGCAAACCCCTCCATGAATTCTGCAGCGAGGTCGTCGAACATGTACTCGGTCGCTTTCGTGGCTACCTGCTCGAATGCCAGCCATTCCAGGTTGGGTAGGCCGAGCGCGAAGCGGATGGTTTGTGCTGCCAGTGCTGTTCGAGGGTCTGCGGCCGAGGCGAGTTCCTCGGCAATCTGTTCCCATGGGCAGTCGCAGTCGAGGCTGCCTGCGTGGGTGATCACGTCGAGGATGATCTGCAGATCGGCGGCGCCGCTGCGCTTGCCCGCCGGGGAGAAGGTGGGGCAGGGGCTGGAGCAGATGTAGCCGGTGATGTCTGGGAAGTTCGCAGGATGGATGTCCGTGATGTCACCGACATGGCGCCGGTGCCCGGCTTTGGTCGCGGCGGCCGCGGCGTTGGCGTTGATCTCCACTCCGAGGATGCTGGCGGGGTCCATCCCGATGATGGCGGCGCCGACATCCCAGCCTCCCGGCCCCGCGAAGGCGTCGAGGATGGCCGGTGCGGGTTGGGAGGGATTTTCGTGGCTGGCCGTGGCGAGAGCTGGATGGGGGTGGCCGACGAGGGTGCCGGTGTGGCGGGAGGTGGTGAGCGTCATTGGAATCCCTTGTGGGTTAGGTGACCTGGTCCGCGGACCTGGCCGGAGGCGGTTGTCGAGGCAGTGGGCTTCGCGCTGCGTCGACCTTATCGGTGTCCCCTGACATGTGGTGCGCGCATCGCCCTGCTCCCTCATGCGCCGGGTTGCGGAAGGCTCCGATCGGGCTCGCCACCGGACCCGGTCGACGGCGGTTCTACCATC is from Mycolicibacterium alvei and encodes:
- a CDS encoding DNA cytosine methyltransferase translates to MTLTTSRHTGTLVGHPHPALATASHENPSQPAPAILDAFAGPGGWDVGAAIIGMDPASILGVEINANAAAAATKAGHRRHVGDITDIHPANFPDITGYICSSPCPTFSPAGKRSGAADLQIILDVITHAGSLDCDCPWEQIAEELASAADPRTALAAQTIRFALGLPNLEWLAFEQVATKATEYMFDDLAAEFMEGFAGVDVFTLDAADFGMPMRRKRVFLVANRFEPTGRKDHSPQTIRWPQRSMAQVLGWPAGEQIRTRGNRRATGGNLFSADKVGWCLTEKARTWQRETTGERLTEAEAGYLQGFPRDYPWQGSRTARFHQLADVVTPPCAAAVLGTATNRPWSAVAAQYLADLYDHPGVEVPPEPA